The DNA sequence AAGCCGTAGCGGCGTTTTACGCGCGCGAGTACGGGGTGACGATCGACCCGGCCCGCGAGGTCGCCATCTTGTTCGGCGGCAAAGCCGGGCTTGTCGAGCTGCCGCTTTGCCTCGTCAACCCGGGCGATGTCGTGCTCGTCCCGGACCCGGGTTATCCGGACTATTGGTCGGGAATCGCGCTCGCCCGCGCGCGGATGGAAATGATGCCGCTTGTCGCGGAGAATGAGTTTCTGCCGGATTATTCGGCCATTCCCAGGGCGGCGGCCGACCGGGCGAAACTGATGTTTTTAAACTATCCGAACAACCCGACCGGCGCGACGGCGACGAAGGAGTTTTTTGCTGAAACGGTGGCATTTGCGGAAAAGTACGGCATAGCCGTTGTGCATGATTTTGCCTATGGCGCGGTCGGCTTTGACGGCCAAAAGCCGGTCAGCTTTCTAGAAGTGGACGGGGCGAAAGACATTGGCGTTGAAATCTACACGTTCTCGAAAACGTACAATATGGCCGGCTGGCGCGTGGCGTTCGCTGTCGGCAATGAGCGGATCATCCGTGCCATTGAGTTGTTGCAAGATCATTTGTACGTCAGCTTGTTCGGCGCCGTCCAAGAAGCGGCGGCAGCTGCGCTCCTCGGCCCGCAAGACTGCGTCGCGGAGCTCGTTGCCTTGTACGAGGCGCGCCGCAATACGTTTATTCATGCTTTGCGCGCGACGATCGGATGGGAAGCGCCGGCGCCGTCTGGATCATTTTTCGCCTGGCTTCCGTTGCCAAAAGGCGCATCATCCGCCGAATTTGCCGATCTGTTGCTTGAGCGGGCGCACGTCGCCGTCGCCCCAGGCATCGGTTTTGGAAAACACGGCGAAGGGTATGTGCGCGTTGGATTGTTGACCGATGAAGCGCGGCTTCGCGAAGCGGCGGAGCGGATCGGCCGGCTCGGATTGTTTTGAAAAAAAGAGCGGCAATGAACCGTTGACGGGACAACGTTGACCAGGCTATTTTAAAAAAATAATTGACAACGGCGGCAAAGGCTGTCATAATTCAAAGTAAATTTGCCAATCGTTTGACAAGTGCATAAACGAGCAGGCTTTCTTATCAAGAGCAGGCGGAGGGACGAGCCCAATGAAGCCCGGCAACCGGCTTGGCGCACGCTAAGCACGGTGCTAATTCTTGCAGCGGAAACGCTGGGAGATAAGAAGAGCGCCATGAATGAATGACGCCTCTTCTTAGGAAGGGGCTTTTTTATTTCGCCATATATTGAAAGAGGGATGGACGATGAGTGCAGTCATTGCGACGTATTTGCTTCATGATGAACACGATATTCGCCAAAAAGCGGAAGGAATCGCGCTCGGCTTGACAGTCGGCACATGGACCGACTTGCCGCAGCTAGAGCAAGACCAGCTTCGCAAGCATAAAGGGGAAGTCGTTGCGATCGAAGAGCTTGGCGAGAGCGAGCGGGTAAACGCCTATTTCGGCAAGCGGTTGAAGCGGGCAATCGTCAAAATCGCTTACCCGACCGTCAACTTCAGCGCCGATTTGCCAGCATTGTTGGTGACGACGTTCGGCAAGCTGTCGCTTGACGGGGAAGTGCGGTTGCTTGATTTGGAATTTCCGGAAGAATGGAAGCGGCAGTTTCCGGGGCCGCGCTTTGGCATCGCCGGCATTCGCGAAAAGGTCGGAGTGTACGACCGCCCGCTGTTGATGAGCATTTTCAAGGGCATCGTTGGCCGCGATTTGGCGTATTTGACATCAGAGTTGAAAAAGCAAGCGCTTGGCGGCGTTGACTTGGTCAAAGATGACGAAATTTTGTTTGACAGCGATCGTCTGCCATTTGCGAAGCGCATTACAGAAGGCAAAGCGGCGCTCGAAGAGGTGTACGAACAAACAGGCAAGCGGACGCTGTATGCCGTCAACTTGACCGGCAAAACGTTTGAACTGAAAGAAAAAGCGAAACGGGCGGCTGAGCTTGGCGCCGATGTGCTGTTGTTCAACGTGTTCGCCTATGGATTGGACGTCCTACAAGGGTTGCGGGAAGATGAAGAGATTTCCGTTCCGATCATGGCCCACCCGGCGTTCAGCGGCGCGATCACGCCGTCGGAGTTTTACGGCGTCGCCCCGTCGCTCTTGCTTGGAAAGCTTTTGCGGCTTGCCGGCGCCGACTTTGTTCTGTTCCCGTCGCCGTACGGCAGCGTCGCCTTGGAGCGCGAGCAGGCGCTTGGCATCGCCCGGGCGCTGACCGATGAACAAGAGCCGTTTGCCCGGGCGTTTCCAGTGCCATCGGCCGGCATCCATCCGGGCTTGGTGCCGCTCCTTGTCCGCGATTTTGGCCTTGACAGCGTCGTCAACGCCGGCGGCGGCATCCACGGCCACCCGGACGGGGCGATCGGCGGCGGAAAGGCGTTTCGCGCCGCCATCGACGCAGCGCTGGTCGGCCGTCCGCTTCGTGAAGCGGCGAAAGACAACGAGGCGCTGCAAAAGGCGATCGACCGCTGGGGCGCTATTGAGGTGGAAGCATGACGAAACAA is a window from the Geobacillus stearothermophilus ATCC 12980 genome containing:
- a CDS encoding pyridoxal phosphate-dependent aminotransferase; translated protein: MTIEFPFSELLEQLPKQFFASLVAKVGAKIKAGYDVINLGQGNPDQPTPKHIVEAMQRAAANPKYHKYSPFQGYSFLKKAVAAFYAREYGVTIDPAREVAILFGGKAGLVELPLCLVNPGDVVLVPDPGYPDYWSGIALARARMEMMPLVAENEFLPDYSAIPRAAADRAKLMFLNYPNNPTGATATKEFFAETVAFAEKYGIAVVHDFAYGAVGFDGQKPVSFLEVDGAKDIGVEIYTFSKTYNMAGWRVAFAVGNERIIRAIELLQDHLYVSLFGAVQEAAAAALLGPQDCVAELVALYEARRNTFIHALRATIGWEAPAPSGSFFAWLPLPKGASSAEFADLLLERAHVAVAPGIGFGKHGEGYVRVGLLTDEARLREAAERIGRLGLF
- the mtnW gene encoding 2,3-diketo-5-methylthiopentyl-1-phosphate enolase; its protein translation is MSAVIATYLLHDEHDIRQKAEGIALGLTVGTWTDLPQLEQDQLRKHKGEVVAIEELGESERVNAYFGKRLKRAIVKIAYPTVNFSADLPALLVTTFGKLSLDGEVRLLDLEFPEEWKRQFPGPRFGIAGIREKVGVYDRPLLMSIFKGIVGRDLAYLTSELKKQALGGVDLVKDDEILFDSDRLPFAKRITEGKAALEEVYEQTGKRTLYAVNLTGKTFELKEKAKRAAELGADVLLFNVFAYGLDVLQGLREDEEISVPIMAHPAFSGAITPSEFYGVAPSLLLGKLLRLAGADFVLFPSPYGSVALEREQALGIARALTDEQEPFARAFPVPSAGIHPGLVPLLVRDFGLDSVVNAGGGIHGHPDGAIGGGKAFRAAIDAALVGRPLREAAKDNEALQKAIDRWGAIEVEA